One window of Nocardioides dongkuii genomic DNA carries:
- a CDS encoding alpha/beta fold hydrolase, whose amino-acid sequence MTSTRSAHESATPVAQSGELFAPVSSGVELCYQTFGDPDADPLLLVMGLGGPMTWWDPDLCRLLAERGFFVIRYDNRDTGRSSRVGGRVSRTTLVRAFLGAPVRAPYDISDMARDATGLLDHLGIDSAHVVGVSMGGMIAQTLAIEEPSRVRSLTSIMSTTGKRTVGWQNPSLFPALIGGRGPSREAYVKASAAMWRMIGSPAYPQPAEETRARAEETYDRGVSASGVLRQMLAILTQPNRGARLRSVKVPTLVIHGLADKMVHVSGGRATAAAVPGAELLLVDGMGHDMPPALFETFTAAIRRNADRA is encoded by the coding sequence ATGACCAGCACGCGCTCCGCGCACGAGTCCGCCACTCCCGTCGCGCAGTCCGGCGAGCTCTTCGCCCCGGTCTCGAGCGGGGTCGAGCTCTGCTACCAGACCTTCGGCGACCCCGACGCCGACCCGCTGCTGCTGGTGATGGGCCTGGGCGGCCCGATGACCTGGTGGGACCCGGACCTCTGCCGGCTGCTGGCCGAGCGCGGTTTCTTCGTGATCCGCTACGACAACCGCGACACCGGCCGATCCTCGCGGGTCGGCGGGCGGGTCAGCCGCACCACGCTGGTGCGGGCGTTCCTCGGGGCGCCCGTGCGGGCGCCGTACGACATCTCCGACATGGCCCGGGACGCCACCGGCCTCCTCGACCACCTCGGCATCGACTCCGCGCACGTCGTGGGCGTCTCGATGGGCGGCATGATCGCGCAGACGCTGGCGATCGAGGAGCCGTCCCGGGTCCGGTCGCTGACCAGCATCATGTCCACGACCGGCAAGCGCACCGTCGGCTGGCAGAACCCCTCGCTGTTCCCGGCGCTGATCGGGGGCCGCGGCCCCTCGCGGGAGGCGTACGTCAAGGCCAGCGCCGCGATGTGGCGGATGATCGGCTCCCCGGCGTACCCCCAGCCGGCGGAGGAGACCCGGGCCCGCGCCGAGGAGACCTACGACCGCGGCGTCAGCGCGTCCGGCGTGCTGCGCCAGATGCTGGCGATCCTCACCCAGCCCAACCGCGGCGCGCGGCTGCGGAGCGTCAAGGTCCCCACCCTCGTGATCCACGGGCTCGCCGACAAGATGGTGCACGTCTCGGGGGGCCGCGCCACCGCAGCGGCGGTCCCGGGCGCGGAGCTGCTGCTGGTCGACGGCATGGGCCACGACATGCCGCCGGCGCTGTTCGAGACCTTCACGGCGGCGATCCGCAGGAACGCCGACCGCGCCTGA
- a CDS encoding esterase/lipase family protein — MSQPTLASFLLPDGFARPGVAAVLREASLVGEAGRHVLRRVADRRVRRATPYAARALDRTADPVLLVPGFLAGDNSLAFMAAVLRQRGFRTYRSQIRANVGCTLDAAAQLETRLESIAIRRGSRVQLVGHSLGGMLARGIAVRRPDLVSGIVTMGSPMLAPGAHHGALTASVEMLVRLSRAGLPGLMSEDCVGGACARQSFDESRQPVPADVAFTAIYSKRDGIVDWRACVDPTAAAIEVTASHIGMAVDPRVVDHVAAVLAPTSTASSVLEVDRGVSA; from the coding sequence GTGAGCCAGCCCACCTTGGCGTCCTTCCTCCTCCCGGACGGCTTCGCCCGACCCGGGGTGGCGGCCGTCCTCCGCGAGGCCAGCCTGGTCGGCGAGGCCGGCCGGCACGTCCTGCGGCGGGTGGCGGACCGCCGCGTGCGCCGGGCCACGCCGTACGCCGCGCGGGCGCTGGACCGCACCGCCGACCCCGTCCTGCTGGTCCCGGGCTTCCTCGCCGGCGACAACTCGCTGGCCTTCATGGCGGCGGTGCTGCGGCAGCGGGGCTTCCGCACCTACCGCTCCCAGATCCGCGCCAACGTCGGCTGCACGCTCGACGCCGCCGCCCAGCTCGAGACGCGCCTGGAGTCGATCGCCATCCGGCGCGGCAGCCGCGTCCAGCTCGTGGGGCACAGCCTCGGCGGCATGCTGGCCCGCGGCATCGCCGTACGCCGGCCGGACCTGGTCTCGGGCATCGTCACGATGGGCAGCCCGATGCTCGCGCCGGGCGCCCACCACGGCGCGCTGACGGCGAGCGTGGAGATGCTCGTCCGGCTCAGCCGGGCCGGGCTGCCCGGCCTGATGTCCGAGGACTGCGTCGGCGGCGCCTGCGCGCGCCAGAGCTTCGACGAGAGCCGGCAGCCGGTCCCCGCCGACGTCGCCTTCACGGCGATCTACAGCAAGCGCGACGGGATCGTCGACTGGCGGGCCTGCGTCGACCCGACCGCGGCCGCGATCGAGGTCACCGCCAGCCACATCGGCATGGCGGTGGACCCCCGGGTCGTCGACCACGTCGCCGCGGTGCTGGCGCCGACCTCGACGGCGTCCTCAGTGCTCGAAGTCGATCGCGGAGTAAGCGCGTAG
- the glpX gene encoding class II fructose-bisphosphatase, whose product MTDPESMSAAPASPDRNLALELVRVTEAAAMAAGRWVGRGDKNGADGVAVNAMRVMISTIGMRGTVVIGEGEKDNAPMLYNGEEVGDGTGPECDVAVDPIDGTTLTAKGMSNAVSVLAVSPRGSMYDPSAVFYMDKLATGPEAADAVDIRFPVAENIHQVAKAKGGKAEDVTVVLLDRPRHQQLVDDIRATGARIRFLVDGDVAGAISAARPESGVDLLLGVGGTPEAIITACAMKCMGGVIQGQLWPQDDEERQRALDAGHDLDPDFVLGTDDLVTGDDCFFVATGITDGDLMRGVRYAAGGATTHSLVMRSRSGTIRSITSEHRLQKLRAYSAIDFEH is encoded by the coding sequence ATGACGGACCCCGAGAGCATGAGCGCCGCCCCCGCGTCCCCCGACCGCAACCTCGCACTGGAGCTGGTCCGGGTCACCGAGGCGGCCGCCATGGCCGCCGGCCGCTGGGTCGGGCGTGGCGACAAGAACGGCGCCGACGGCGTCGCCGTCAACGCGATGCGCGTGATGATCTCGACGATCGGCATGCGCGGCACCGTCGTCATCGGCGAGGGCGAGAAGGACAACGCCCCGATGCTCTACAACGGCGAGGAGGTCGGCGACGGCACCGGCCCCGAGTGCGACGTGGCGGTCGACCCGATCGACGGCACCACGCTGACCGCCAAGGGGATGAGCAACGCGGTCTCGGTGCTGGCGGTCTCCCCGCGCGGCTCGATGTACGACCCGTCCGCGGTCTTCTACATGGACAAGCTCGCCACCGGCCCGGAGGCCGCCGACGCCGTCGACATCCGCTTCCCGGTCGCCGAGAACATCCACCAGGTCGCCAAGGCCAAGGGCGGCAAGGCCGAGGACGTCACCGTCGTGCTCCTCGACCGGCCCCGGCACCAGCAGCTGGTCGACGACATCCGGGCCACCGGGGCGCGGATCAGGTTCCTCGTCGACGGCGACGTCGCGGGCGCGATCTCCGCCGCCCGGCCCGAGAGCGGCGTCGACCTGCTCCTGGGGGTCGGCGGCACCCCCGAGGCGATCATCACCGCGTGCGCGATGAAGTGCATGGGCGGCGTGATCCAGGGTCAGCTCTGGCCGCAGGACGACGAGGAGCGGCAGCGGGCGCTGGACGCCGGCCACGACCTGGACCCCGACTTCGTGCTCGGCACCGACGACCTGGTGACCGGCGACGACTGCTTCTTCGTCGCCACCGGCATCACCGACGGCGACCTGATGCGCGGCGTCCGGTACGCCGCGGGCGGGGCCACGACCCACTCGCTGGTGATGCGCTCGCGCAGCGGCACGATCCGCTCGATCACCTCCGAGCACCGCCTGCAGAAGCTACGCGCTTACTCCGCGATCGACTTCGAGCACTGA
- a CDS encoding sulfate/molybdate ABC transporter ATP-binding protein gives MSLHLDARVAGRGYDVALDVAAGQTLAVLGPNGAGKSTTLDLVAGLLRPDDGRVVLGGRELTGRHAWVAPHDRRVALLAQDPLLFPHLGVLDNVAFGPRSRGAGRRAARDTARRWLDEVGVGDLADRRPGELSGGQGQRVALARALAAEPSLLLLDEPLAALDVAVAPALRQTLRRVLEGRTAVVVTHDALDALLLADRVVVLDGGRVVEDGPAAEVLSRPRSAFAARVAGLDMVRGTWAGGVRAPSGHVVHGIVTGPAPQPGDPVVAVFRPAAVSVFREAPGGSPRNAFRVVVTDLEPRGDQVRVRAGDLAADVTAYAVAELGLAPGSPVTFSVKASEVAVYGT, from the coding sequence GTGAGCCTGCACCTGGACGCCCGCGTCGCCGGCCGGGGGTACGACGTGGCGCTCGACGTCGCCGCGGGCCAGACCCTCGCCGTCCTGGGTCCCAACGGCGCCGGGAAGTCGACCACGCTCGACCTGGTCGCCGGCCTGCTGCGGCCCGACGACGGACGGGTCGTCCTCGGCGGCCGCGAGCTCACCGGCCGGCACGCGTGGGTCGCGCCGCACGACCGGCGGGTCGCCCTGCTCGCCCAGGACCCGCTGCTCTTCCCCCACCTGGGCGTGCTGGACAACGTCGCCTTCGGCCCGCGCAGCCGCGGCGCCGGCCGGCGGGCGGCCCGCGACACGGCCCGGCGCTGGCTGGACGAGGTCGGGGTGGGCGACCTCGCGGACCGGAGGCCCGGCGAGCTCTCCGGCGGCCAGGGCCAGCGGGTGGCCCTGGCCCGCGCGCTCGCCGCGGAGCCGTCGCTGCTGCTGCTCGACGAGCCGCTCGCGGCCCTCGACGTGGCGGTCGCGCCGGCGCTGCGCCAGACGCTGCGCCGGGTGCTCGAGGGGCGCACGGCGGTCGTGGTCACCCACGACGCCCTGGACGCGCTGCTGCTGGCCGACCGGGTGGTGGTGCTCGACGGCGGGCGGGTCGTCGAGGACGGCCCCGCCGCCGAGGTCCTGTCCCGCCCGCGGAGCGCCTTCGCGGCCCGGGTCGCCGGGCTGGACATGGTGCGCGGCACCTGGGCCGGCGGCGTCCGGGCGCCGTCCGGGCACGTCGTGCACGGGATCGTGACCGGTCCCGCCCCGCAGCCCGGCGACCCCGTGGTCGCGGTCTTCCGCCCGGCCGCGGTCTCGGTGTTCCGTGAGGCCCCGGGCGGCAGCCCCCGCAACGCGTTCCGCGTCGTCGTCACGGACCTCGAGCCGCGCGGCGACCAGGTGCGGGTCCGGGCGGGCGACCTGGCGGCCGACGTCACGGCGTACGCCGTCGCCGAGCTCGGCCTGGCCCCGGGGTCCCCGGTGACCTTCAGCGTCAAGGCCAGCGAGGTCGCCGTCTACGGCACCTGA
- a CDS encoding ABC transporter permease, translated as MAAPRQVGVPAWIFLPAALGAALVLLPLAGMLSRVAWADVPALVTSDSARTALGLSLRTAGSSTLLCLLLGVPMALVLARTSFPGQGLVRSAVLLPLVLPPVVGGIALLYTFGRRGLLGAELEALGVQVAFSTVAVVLAQTFVSLPFLVVSLEGSLRSAGQRYEVVAATLGARPTTVLRRVTLPVVLPGLVSGTVLAFARSLGEFGATVTFAGSLEGTTRTLPLYIYGLRATDPDAAVAMSLLLVVVAVVVIGLARPGSAAS; from the coding sequence GTGGCGGCGCCACGCCAGGTCGGCGTACCCGCCTGGATCTTCCTGCCTGCCGCGCTCGGCGCCGCCCTGGTGCTGCTCCCCCTGGCCGGGATGCTCTCCCGCGTCGCCTGGGCCGACGTCCCCGCGCTGGTCACCTCGGACTCCGCCCGCACCGCGCTCGGCCTCAGCCTGCGCACCGCGGGGTCCAGCACCCTGCTCTGCCTCCTGCTCGGCGTGCCGATGGCGCTGGTCCTGGCCCGGACGTCGTTCCCCGGCCAGGGGCTGGTGCGCTCCGCCGTCCTGCTGCCGCTGGTGCTGCCGCCGGTCGTCGGCGGCATCGCACTGCTCTACACCTTCGGCCGCCGCGGCCTGCTCGGCGCCGAGCTCGAGGCGCTGGGCGTCCAGGTCGCGTTCTCGACCGTGGCCGTCGTGCTCGCCCAGACCTTCGTCTCCCTGCCGTTCCTCGTCGTCAGCCTCGAGGGGTCGCTGCGCAGCGCCGGGCAGCGCTACGAGGTCGTCGCCGCCACCCTCGGCGCCCGGCCCACGACCGTCCTGCGCCGGGTCACGCTGCCGGTCGTGCTGCCGGGCCTGGTCTCCGGGACGGTCCTCGCCTTCGCCCGGTCGCTCGGCGAGTTCGGCGCCACCGTCACCTTCGCCGGCAGCCTCGAGGGCACCACCCGCACCCTGCCGCTCTACATCTACGGCCTCCGGGCGACCGACCCCGACGCGGCGGTCGCGATGTCGCTGCTGCTGGTGGTCGTGGCCGTGGTGGTGATCGGGCTCGCCCGACCCGGGAGCGCCGCGTCGTGA
- the modA gene encoding molybdate ABC transporter substrate-binding protein has protein sequence MTGRPTRATALSVLLGLLALLPLAGCGEGGDGDGERTLTVYAAASLTEPFEQLAEQFAATHDGVDVELSLGGSADLVTQLQEGARADVLATADTATMDRLVADGLAAGEPRTFATNTLEIAVPAGNPAGVRSLEDLDGDRGLDLVVCAPEVPCGAAALALAELGGVTLAPVSEEQSVTDVLAKVAAGEADAGLVYVTDVATAGDDVEGIAVPEAAEVINDYPVVALADSDEPALAEEFVDLVLGDTGRAALAAAGFGGPR, from the coding sequence GTGACCGGCCGACCGACCCGCGCCACGGCGCTCAGCGTCCTGCTCGGCCTGCTGGCCCTGCTCCCCCTCGCCGGCTGCGGCGAAGGCGGAGATGGGGACGGGGAGCGCACCCTCACCGTGTACGCCGCCGCCTCGCTCACCGAGCCGTTCGAGCAGCTGGCCGAGCAGTTCGCGGCCACCCACGACGGGGTCGACGTCGAGCTCTCCCTCGGCGGCTCCGCCGACCTGGTCACCCAGCTCCAGGAGGGCGCCCGCGCCGACGTGCTGGCCACGGCCGACACCGCGACCATGGACCGGCTGGTCGCCGACGGCCTCGCGGCCGGGGAGCCGCGGACGTTCGCGACCAACACGCTGGAGATCGCCGTCCCGGCGGGCAACCCGGCCGGGGTCCGGTCCCTGGAGGACCTCGACGGCGACCGGGGGCTCGACCTCGTCGTCTGCGCGCCCGAGGTGCCGTGCGGCGCCGCGGCCCTCGCCCTGGCCGAGCTCGGCGGCGTCACGCTGGCACCGGTGAGCGAGGAGCAGTCGGTGACCGACGTCCTGGCGAAGGTCGCGGCCGGCGAGGCCGACGCCGGCTTGGTCTACGTCACCGACGTCGCGACCGCCGGGGACGACGTGGAGGGGATCGCCGTCCCGGAGGCCGCGGAGGTGATCAACGACTACCCCGTGGTCGCCCTCGCGGACAGTGACGAGCCGGCGCTGGCGGAGGAGTTCGTCGACCTCGTCCTCGGCGACACCGGCCGGGCCGCGCTCGCCGCGGCCGGCTTCGGCGGGCCGCGCTAG
- a CDS encoding TOBE domain-containing protein: MTTYRIAEAAELLGVSDDTMRRWVDAGRVAATSDDGGRAVVEGRDLAALAESLADHPDRAAPRAAAVSARNRLTGIVTRVRKDTVMAQVDLICGPYRMVSLMSTEAAEELGLEPGVRAIASVKSTNVVVERP; encoded by the coding sequence GTGACGACGTACCGGATCGCGGAGGCGGCCGAGCTCCTCGGCGTCAGCGACGACACCATGCGCCGCTGGGTGGACGCCGGGCGCGTGGCGGCGACGTCCGACGACGGCGGGCGCGCCGTGGTCGAGGGCCGCGACCTCGCCGCCCTGGCCGAGTCGCTGGCCGACCACCCGGACCGCGCGGCGCCCCGCGCCGCCGCCGTCAGCGCGCGCAACCGGCTCACCGGCATCGTCACCCGGGTCCGCAAGGACACCGTGATGGCCCAGGTCGACCTGATCTGCGGGCCCTACCGGATGGTCTCGCTGATGAGCACCGAGGCCGCCGAGGAGCTCGGCCTGGAGCCGGGCGTCCGCGCCATCGCGTCGGTGAAGTCGACCAACGTCGTCGTGGAGCGCCCGTGA
- a CDS encoding FAD/NAD(P)-binding protein translates to MPTASEPVPVRVLVVGGGAGGVIAAARLLRTATVDRPVEVRVVEAAGRVGPGLAYRTRHPLHTLNNYACRLSAHEDDPGDLVRWCRAHGVDAHEFSFLPRGVYGDYLSEVLDRVRVPAGSSVTRHLGRVVDVEPVPDAAYGEAPFLVSVDEEVSGRASYAADRVVLALGNPPPRRLAHLETLGERYVADPWAEDLVERVGPSDRVLLVGTGLTALDVTAQLHAADPAVEIVAVSRHGLLPQPHRARPVPTGPWVPPSGGLATVLGSTRAAVEAAGGEWRGVLDTLREHANRVWRSLDADAQQRFVRHVARHWEVRRHRSAPDLAARIDGLVAAGALRLASPHEVEAASFDKVVNCTGPSPVHTPGWNPLVDRLLDRGLLRPHPLGLGLDVDDLGQPLGRDGRATPGLHVVGAARRGRDWEVQAIPDLRGQAVALADTVLGAGATAAA, encoded by the coding sequence ATGCCGACCGCATCCGAGCCCGTCCCCGTCCGCGTGCTGGTCGTCGGCGGCGGCGCCGGGGGCGTCATCGCCGCCGCCCGCCTGCTGCGCACCGCGACGGTCGACCGCCCCGTCGAGGTCCGCGTCGTCGAGGCCGCGGGACGCGTGGGGCCGGGGCTGGCCTACCGCACCCGGCACCCGCTGCACACGCTGAACAACTACGCGTGCCGGCTCAGCGCCCACGAGGACGACCCGGGCGACCTGGTGCGGTGGTGCCGGGCGCACGGGGTCGACGCGCACGAGTTCTCCTTCCTCCCCCGCGGCGTGTACGGCGACTACCTCAGCGAGGTTCTCGACCGGGTCCGGGTGCCCGCCGGCAGCAGCGTGACCCGACACCTCGGCCGCGTGGTCGACGTCGAGCCCGTCCCGGACGCGGCGTACGGCGAGGCGCCGTTCCTCGTCTCCGTCGACGAGGAGGTCAGCGGCCGGGCGTCGTACGCCGCGGACCGCGTGGTGCTGGCGCTGGGCAACCCCCCGCCCCGGCGGCTCGCGCACCTCGAGACGCTCGGCGAGCGGTACGTCGCGGACCCGTGGGCCGAGGACCTGGTCGAGCGGGTCGGCCCCTCCGACCGGGTGCTGCTGGTCGGCACCGGGCTCACCGCGCTCGACGTCACCGCGCAGCTGCACGCCGCCGACCCCGCCGTCGAGATCGTCGCGGTCTCCCGGCACGGGCTGCTCCCCCAGCCGCACCGCGCCCGGCCGGTCCCGACCGGACCGTGGGTGCCGCCGAGCGGCGGCCTGGCCACCGTGCTGGGCAGCACCCGCGCCGCCGTCGAGGCGGCGGGCGGCGAGTGGCGCGGCGTCCTGGACACCCTGCGCGAGCACGCCAACCGGGTCTGGCGCTCGCTGGACGCCGACGCCCAGCAGCGCTTCGTGCGGCACGTCGCCCGGCACTGGGAGGTGCGCCGGCACCGCAGCGCCCCCGACCTGGCGGCCCGCATCGACGGCCTGGTCGCCGCGGGCGCGCTGCGCCTCGCGTCGCCGCACGAGGTCGAGGCGGCGTCCTTCGACAAGGTGGTCAACTGCACCGGCCCCTCGCCCGTGCACACGCCGGGCTGGAACCCGCTCGTCGACCGGCTCCTCGACCGCGGCCTGCTTCGCCCGCACCCCCTCGGCCTCGGGCTCGACGTCGACGACCTCGGCCAGCCGCTCGGGCGCGACGGCCGGGCCACCCCGGGTCTCCACGTGGTGGGCGCGGCCCGCCGGGGCCGCGACTGGGAGGTCCAGGCCATCCCCGACCTCCGCGGCCAGGCGGTCGCGCTCGCCGACACCGTGCTGGGGGCGGGCGCGACCGCGGCCGCCTGA
- a CDS encoding DUF4245 family protein — translation MSESGQQSETGRPGRYQRTTGGLLAAMLVLLLAVAAFVIFRGVFRDTPRIEPEPVEYLPLVESLQDAGREVVYPRELPEGWMVTTVVAEPGERPAWGLGILTDDGRFVGLRQQDEDLEDLLAEHVDEETTEEEPLEGVGSVARTWEAYADEGGDHAYAAEVRTDVGDETLLVYGSAPAEDLRTLIESLTLDER, via the coding sequence GTGAGCGAGTCGGGTCAGCAGAGCGAGACCGGACGTCCGGGCCGCTACCAGCGCACCACCGGAGGGCTCCTCGCGGCGATGCTCGTGCTGCTCCTGGCGGTCGCGGCGTTCGTGATCTTCCGCGGGGTCTTCCGCGACACGCCCCGGATCGAGCCGGAGCCGGTGGAGTACCTCCCGCTCGTGGAGTCGCTGCAGGACGCGGGCCGCGAGGTCGTCTACCCCCGCGAGCTGCCGGAGGGCTGGATGGTCACCACCGTCGTGGCCGAGCCCGGCGAGCGCCCGGCGTGGGGCCTGGGCATCCTCACCGACGACGGGCGGTTCGTCGGGCTGCGCCAGCAGGACGAGGACCTCGAGGACCTGCTCGCGGAGCACGTCGACGAGGAGACGACCGAGGAGGAGCCGCTGGAGGGCGTCGGCTCGGTCGCCCGGACCTGGGAGGCGTACGCCGACGAGGGCGGCGACCACGCGTACGCCGCGGAGGTCCGCACCGACGTCGGCGACGAGACGCTGCTGGTCTACGGATCGGCACCGGCCGAGGACCTGCGCACGCTGATCGAGTCGCTCACCCTCGACGAGCGCTGA
- a CDS encoding exodeoxyribonuclease VII small subunit, which yields MAEQQTEPSYEQAREELVDVVRRLEAGGTTLEESLALWERGERLATQCQDWLDGARKRLDEAIAADDD from the coding sequence ATGGCTGAGCAGCAGACCGAGCCGTCCTACGAGCAGGCCCGGGAGGAGCTCGTCGACGTCGTACGCCGGCTCGAGGCGGGCGGCACGACGCTCGAGGAGTCGCTCGCGCTGTGGGAGCGCGGGGAGCGACTCGCCACCCAGTGCCAGGACTGGCTCGACGGCGCCCGCAAGCGCCTGGACGAGGCGATCGCCGCCGACGACGACTGA
- the xseA gene encoding exodeoxyribonuclease VII large subunit — protein MALETSPQAPAPVRQIANAIAGWVERLGAVWVEGQVAQLNRRPGVGTVFLTLRDTVADISVTVTCSRTMFDGLNPPLVEGASVVVHAKPSYYANRGTLSLYAREIRMVGLGELLARLERRRQLLAAEGLFAAELKRPLPFLPGCVGLVTSPGSAAERDVLDNAKRRWPAVRFETAYAAMQGPRAASEVIEALERLERHPDVAVVVVARGGGSVEDLLPFSDEAVVRAVAKMRTPVVSAIGHEPDSPLLDLVADVRASTPTDAAKLVVPDVIEESRGVSWARDRVRSCLAAMLDREQAGLDALRSRPALADPRTLLDARLDEVTALRERARRTLGHALDRAADDVGHQRARARALSPLATLQRGYAVLQDADGHVVTSVADVAAGAPVSVRVADGRVHATTTTTETLADPTEDPHG, from the coding sequence ATGGCCCTGGAGACCTCGCCGCAGGCACCGGCGCCCGTCCGGCAGATCGCCAACGCGATCGCGGGCTGGGTAGAGCGGCTGGGCGCGGTGTGGGTCGAGGGCCAGGTCGCCCAGCTCAACCGCCGTCCCGGGGTCGGCACCGTCTTCCTCACGCTCCGCGACACGGTCGCCGACATCTCGGTCACCGTGACCTGCTCGCGCACCATGTTCGACGGCCTCAACCCGCCGCTGGTGGAGGGCGCGAGCGTCGTCGTCCACGCGAAGCCGTCGTACTACGCCAACCGGGGCACGCTCTCGCTCTACGCCCGCGAGATCCGGATGGTCGGGCTCGGCGAGCTGCTCGCCCGGCTCGAGCGGCGCCGCCAGCTGCTGGCCGCCGAGGGGCTGTTCGCGGCCGAGCTGAAGCGCCCGCTGCCGTTCCTGCCCGGCTGCGTCGGCCTGGTGACCTCCCCCGGCTCCGCCGCCGAGCGCGACGTCCTCGACAACGCCAAGCGCCGGTGGCCGGCGGTCCGCTTCGAGACGGCGTACGCCGCGATGCAGGGCCCGCGGGCGGCGAGCGAGGTGATCGAGGCGCTGGAGCGGCTCGAGCGCCATCCCGACGTGGCCGTCGTCGTCGTGGCGCGCGGCGGCGGCTCGGTCGAGGACCTGCTGCCGTTCTCCGACGAGGCGGTGGTCCGCGCCGTCGCGAAGATGCGCACCCCGGTCGTCTCCGCGATCGGCCACGAGCCCGACTCCCCGCTGCTCGACCTGGTCGCCGACGTCCGCGCCAGCACCCCCACCGACGCGGCCAAGCTCGTGGTGCCCGACGTCATCGAGGAGTCCCGCGGGGTGAGCTGGGCCCGCGACCGGGTCCGCTCCTGCCTCGCGGCGATGCTCGACCGCGAGCAGGCCGGCCTCGACGCGCTCCGCTCCCGCCCGGCGCTCGCCGACCCGCGCACCCTGCTCGACGCCCGGCTCGACGAGGTCACCGCCCTGCGCGAGCGCGCCCGCCGCACGCTCGGCCACGCGCTCGACCGGGCCGCCGACGACGTCGGCCACCAGCGGGCCCGCGCCCGCGCCCTCTCCCCGCTCGCCACCCTGCAGCGCGGGTACGCCGTCCTGCAGGACGCCGACGGCCACGTCGTCACCTCCGTCGCCGACGTGGCGGCGGGCGCGCCGGTCAGCGTGCGGGTCGCCGACGGCCGCGTGCACGCCACGACCACCACCACCGAGACCCTTGCCGACCCGACGGAGGACCCCCATGGCTGA
- a CDS encoding 4-hydroxy-3-methylbut-2-enyl diphosphate reductase produces MPAVLSPDEAEKAVLLAAPRGYCAGVDRAVVTVEQALDLYGAPVYVRKQIVHNKHVVADLEARGAVFVEELDEVPTGRTVVFSAHGVSPEVHRQAAERDLKTIDATCPLVTKVHHEAKRFAADDYDILLIGHEGHEEVEGTAGEAPEHIQLVQSPADVPGIVVRDPSRVAWLSQTTLSVDETLETVAAIRERFPQLLDPPSDDICYATQNRQLAVKEISPGTDLVIVVGSGNSSNSVRLVEVALEAGAKASYRVDDASEIDEAWLEGVRTVSVTSGASVPEALVDGVLAFLAERGYPDAQAVHSAEESLIFSLPKELRRDLKAAAAAR; encoded by the coding sequence ATGCCGGCGGTCCTCTCGCCGGACGAGGCCGAGAAGGCGGTGCTGCTCGCGGCGCCGCGCGGCTACTGCGCCGGGGTGGACCGGGCCGTGGTCACCGTCGAGCAGGCGCTGGACCTGTACGGCGCGCCCGTCTACGTCCGCAAGCAGATCGTGCACAACAAGCACGTCGTCGCCGACCTCGAGGCCCGTGGCGCGGTCTTCGTCGAGGAGCTCGACGAGGTCCCGACCGGCCGCACCGTGGTGTTCTCCGCCCACGGCGTCTCGCCCGAGGTGCACCGCCAGGCCGCCGAGCGCGACCTGAAGACGATCGACGCGACCTGCCCGCTGGTGACCAAGGTGCACCACGAGGCGAAGCGGTTCGCCGCCGACGACTACGACATCCTGCTCATCGGCCACGAGGGGCACGAGGAGGTCGAGGGCACCGCGGGCGAGGCGCCCGAGCACATCCAGCTCGTGCAGAGCCCGGCCGACGTGCCCGGCATCGTGGTCCGCGACCCCTCCCGGGTGGCCTGGCTCTCCCAGACCACGCTCTCGGTCGACGAGACGCTGGAGACGGTGGCCGCGATCCGCGAGCGGTTCCCCCAGCTGCTCGACCCGCCCAGCGACGACATCTGCTACGCCACCCAGAACCGCCAGCTCGCGGTCAAGGAGATCTCGCCCGGTACCGACCTGGTGATCGTGGTCGGCTCCGGGAACTCCTCCAACTCCGTGCGCCTCGTCGAGGTCGCCCTCGAGGCCGGCGCCAAGGCGTCGTACCGCGTCGACGACGCCAGCGAGATCGACGAGGCCTGGCTCGAGGGCGTCCGCACCGTCAGCGTGACCTCCGGTGCGAGCGTGCCCGAGGCGCTGGTCGACGGCGTGCTCGCGTTCCTGGCGGAGCGGGGCTACCCCGACGCCCAGGCCGTGCACAGCGCGGAGGAGTCGCTGATCTTCTCCCTGCCCAAGGAGCTGCGCCGCGACCTCAAGGCCGCGGCCGCGGCCCGCTGA